TGAATTATGTGTTGCATCAATTGAAGATGTGGTAGGAGTTAAAATCAAAAAAAATCCAAGAACAACAGCCATGATCAAAAATTTGGTTTCCACAATATGCTAATTCAAACCTAAGGTATAACAAACAGTTTGTTTATTTTATTTAAACATCTTTTACAATCATAAATTTCTTACAATACAGGATTTTTGTATAAATTAAACATACAGGTAATTTTTAGCAGGTTCTTTTTTAATTATATATGTCCACAATCAATTGCAACAATTGCAATCACGTGTTTTCTTCAGAATCAAATTATTATTCTCATTACTTAACTGTGCATAAAAGTAATTCGACATCTATCAAAAAAATTTTAATTTTAGGAGGAGGGTTTGGAGGAATAACAGTATTACGTGAAATTGAAAAAAATTTCAAAAAGAGCAAAGTTGAAATTACAATAGTTTCTGATGAAAATTATTTTTTGTTCACTCCAATGCTGCCTCAAGTGATTTCAGGGTTATTGCATCCTAGCAACATATCTACACCTATACGATATTTTTGCAAAAAAGCAAAATTTTTACAAGCTATTATAGAGTCAATTGATTTGGATCAGCAACTAGTTACCATTCAAAGATCATTTGATAATAAAATGCGTGCATTAGAATACGATTATTTGGTATTAGCATTAGGAGGAAACACCAATTATTTTAAAAATCATAATTTGGAAAAACACTCCTTTTCTATGAAAAGCATTGAAGATGCAATTGCAGTCAAAAATCACATCATCTTAATGCTAGAACATGCTGCACAGACAGGAAATTATGAATTGCAGAAAATGTTATTGACGTTTGTTGTAGTCGGAGGAGGATTTGCAGGAGTTGAAACGATTAGTGAGATTAATCATTTTGTCAGACATTCAATTTCAAAATTCTATCCAAGTATTAATCCAAAAAATATTAACATAGTTTTGATTTCATCAAAAGAACGAATTCTACCTGAAATTAATGAAGAATTGTCAAAAAAGGCGTGGGAATCCATGGAAAAAGCAGGGATAAACATATTGAAAAATACTAGAGCAGATGATGCAGGCGAGGAATTTGTTATGCTAAATAATGGAGAAAAATTGCCTTGTGCTACATTGATTTGGACTGGAGGAATCACTATGAATAATGTCGTTTCGGAATTAAAATGTG
This genomic window from Nitrosopumilus ureiphilus contains:
- a CDS encoding NAD(P)/FAD-dependent oxidoreductase, whose translation is MHKSNSTSIKKILILGGGFGGITVLREIEKNFKKSKVEITIVSDENYFLFTPMLPQVISGLLHPSNISTPIRYFCKKAKFLQAIIESIDLDQQLVTIQRSFDNKMRALEYDYLVLALGGNTNYFKNHNLEKHSFSMKSIEDAIAVKNHIILMLEHAAQTGNYELQKMLLTFVVVGGGFAGVETISEINHFVRHSISKFYPSINPKNINIVLISSKERILPEINEELSKKAWESMEKAGINILKNTRADDAGEEFVMLNNGEKLPCATLIWTGGITMNNVVSELKCEHGESGRIVVDEILRMKNRENVFVLGDCALIKDSNLDSFYPSTAQHAIREGKLIVENLKALFKNEKKLKKFSFHSIGVMAIIGNRTGIATIRGYSIIGITAWLIWRAYYLAKIPTLGKKLKISVDWATDFLLTRDITLIGTIKKKKIHFIHITDNVPSIKQQLSSNLG